DNA sequence from the Lycium barbarum isolate Lr01 chromosome 5, ASM1917538v2, whole genome shotgun sequence genome:
TCAGTTAAAAAGAATTAACTCAAAACAATAGTGAAGAATGAGTCGAGGAAGTGGAGGTGGTTACGATCGTCACATAACTATTTTCTCCCCCGAAGGTCGTCTTTTCCAAGTCGGTATGCATTTAATGTCCTTTTTCCCTCATTTGTATTAGGTTTCTTAACACTTTTAGTCCTTCAATTATTGGTACATTCTAATTTTAGTCCTTCCTGATATCTAACCTTTAATTACTTGAAAtacaacaacatgcccagtgaaatcccacaaagtggggtctaaGGGAATATATAGTAGTAAACAAACGAAGAAGTTAAGGGGTttaatatctactatatatacataaaaagtaaTTTTAATCTTGTATATACAACATAATTTTCGCTGAATAGGGTTGGAATGAACCCCATAGCCATTACCTAGCTCTGCCCTTGAGTGTAACCCTACCTTGGGAgttagagaggttgttttcggtAGACTCTCGCAGGGGCAGATCTATAGCCCATTGAGGGTGTTCACCGTgaaaaaaaattacactgtatatataagatatttttatatgttttatGTACATTTATAGATTTTGAACATCCTGAACACAAGAGTAAGGGTTGGTTCAGCGGTTTAGGGGGTTCAAAATTCACCTTGAGGTTCCAAGTTCAAGCCTCGGGCACTACAGTTTTATTTTTCAAACCCCCTCAGATAATATCCTAGATCCGCCATTGACCCTCGGCTCAAGCAGTTCAAAAGTATAAATATCCATGACCTTTAATTAATTGAAATATGCATGGTTCATCCCTCAAGGTAGGAAATATGTTATATTAAGATATATTCTTACAAGTATATTACCTTCAATGTGGTGTAACGGTACAAACTTAACATAATTCACGGGTAATTAGATGGTGAAATGGTTATACTTAATGATACTTGTGACTATTCACAAGCACATGGATGAAACACTATGTTGCTCGAACTCTCCAAAAATGCTGCCGCACTCGTGCCGGATCCTCCAAATATACACTACATTTGGAGGATCCGATGAcaattttgaagagtccgagcaacatgaTGAAAAGTGCACATTTCAAGTAATTGAAGCTTAAATGTGCTTAGTTAGATATCACAAGGTCTAAAATTAGAATTTATCAATAATTGAGGGACCAAAAGTGTTATTAACTCTTGATTAATTGATTggtatttttacttttatttcttAACAGAGTATGCGTTTAAGGCTGTGAAGGCTGCCGGAATCACTTCTATTGGTGTGCGTGGAAAAGACTCAGTTTGTGTTGTTACTCAGAAGAAAGTCCCCGTGAGTGCAATTTTTAAGTTCATTTTGCTTAAGGAGAATCAGTTTGGAGTTAAATCAGAGTAGATCAAATTCATTTTTATAAAGTTGAAATTTAGAAATTCCGAAACTTCCGACAAAATGCTATGAATCGCAAGTCTCCTCTCAATAATGTGAAAAGAATACATCATGTTAGTCGAAGTCAACTTTAGTTTGGATCTCAGGATGTGAAAAAGCCAAACTTCTAGGAATAAACGGAGTAACATCTTTGTTGTTTTAAGATTCCAATTTTTGTTTACTCAAGGGTGTGGCTcggtggtcaatgaagtgggttgagaattGTTTGAGTCGAAATTCGTATTTTACCCAAATAGTTGAATTTGTGCTAAGGTTAACCACAATTGGTAGTAATTTGATACCGATGTAAGAATTAACACAAGCAATTTATTAATTATCGATAAAGAGTAAGTAAATAAAAGGAAGAAGTAGACTTATGCCAATTGTGATGAACAGTAGTAATGGATTTTCTCCTTTCCAAGAATGAGTAAGAACTTAATGATCAgaaaataatgatgatgagaataagcAAAACAATAATcagtagaagtatattttttagTCGGTATTGGATGCCTAGGTATACAAGTGAAAATCCTATTTATAGGTAGATGATTCTATTTGGTGCGCTTCCCGTTGTATGTAAGTAACGGCAATCATTAATTACTGAATTAATGATTGTCATTTAATTCCTTGATTCTGACCGTTATGAACTGTTTTGTCGTTACTGCATTAACTCCATTTAATGCGTGGTAAAGGTCTTATATGTTGTTTCCGTTGATGTTCTCTTCATTGACCAGGACTTCGGTATTAGCTGTCTCTCTGTAATGCTATACTCGGCATTACCATCTGATATCTCTACGTCATTGTAAAAATCAACACGTGTCAACTACATGTTAGATGCATTTTTAACCCATAcaagaaccatgaggtctcaggtttaAATCGCAGTGGAGACAAAACACTCTGTCCTAGCCTTagtggacagagttacctggtaTATGTTGCTAGTGGGGGGTGGCAGGTATCCGGTGAAATTAGTCGAGTGCGCGCAAGCTGGCCCGAACACcacaaatattaaaaaaaaaaaatatcaatttaTGTTTGAGTATGACTTGATTTAGGATCATTAGTATGGCGGAGTTATGTAAATTTGTAAGCAAAGAAGACATTGTTGTGTAATATTACTTATAGAGAGTTCTAGTTCGTTCATTTATGCCTGATTTACATGTTTCCAGAGCTTTCCTAGGATTTTTTGGTATACGGAACTGTTATCAAGTTTATAATTGTTTGTTACTTTTGAATGAGCAGGACAAGTTATTGGATCAGACAAGTGTGTCCCATTTGTTCCCAGTTACCAAGTATCTCGGACTGTTAACTACCGGCATGACAGGTctgcagtgttttaaaaggcggggcgttttacataagCTTCGaagcacggggcgtaagccccatgggtatttaatttttagtattttttaaaataatataattacaataaatatttttaaataggtaaaattacattaaaaaataaaagaaaactgtaaataaatgaaatatatatatatatatatatatatatatatatatatgtgtgtgtgtgtgtgtgtgtgtgtgtgtgtgagcgcgcgcgcttgatcctcacaaaaaaatgatcaaaacaatccattatacaccgcttataacttgtaattatatataacataattctacaagtataaacaatacaatgaaataaaagctattatgaaatgcaaaacaattctaacattttaactttcaaacacggaaaaaaacacagtttcttaaaacactattactatcatactattcattttatctccctataagcaaataatcaataaaatttatcaatattacaattaaaatataacttcttcatgaacaaaaaataaaattatatgattgatacataggacttatgaccaatgacaagtgaaaatgtacaattccacTATGTGTTTTTGTTAAAacaattaagtgatattcaccctcacgacgttctcaaatagtaaatattcaatactacgacttgttatatgagttacacccaatcttctatttctatagatgaaaaactattaagtatcattattttgttaaacaattatgagggtgaatgattttaattaaggaatttaaaatataatttgtgtaagaactgttaggcgagccttgGGCGTTAAGCATGTTTAGGGCGTACGATTgagcgcttagggcgtaagcctcataggaactaagccccgcacgttagccccagggcgttttgccactgccctgccccgaggcgagcctcggggcgagtcctgacactgccttttaaaacaatgcagGTCTGTTACTTTTTAAAGGAGTGTAAGAGTTACTTGATCAGGAAAAGAATAGGAGTGCAAGAGTTCTATTCTGGGCGGTTCATATGAAAATGGAGATTTAATTCTTTATGATAAAACTTAGGCTGTGATTAAACAGTTTTTGCATTGATCTACTTTTTGTGGAAATGTATAGTTGTTGACATGCGAATCATGCaccttttatcatttcagtaGGCATGCATACTAAGACATGTTTTTTGAACTCACGAGAGACAAGTTGGAAGTTAAAAGGTTGTCCCCTTCAGTGTTTTTTTTGGTTGTTCTAGAAATAGATTATATTGCTTTGATTTTGTAACTATATTGTACTTCCACAGTTATTTTAACATATTTTCCTGTGTAATTTCAGCTGATGCAAGAACCTTGGTCCAACAAGCTCGAAATGAAGCTGCTGAATTCCGTTTTAACTATGGATATGAGATGCCGGTGGATGTACTGGCTAGATGGTATGTTATTTGTTTTAtgacctttttttcttttttctttgtacTAATACGTATATTGCTAAGCAGACGTGTTAGAGTTGGACTAGGTTGAAAAGACATGCAAATTGTGGATTTAGTATTTTGTCAAACGTCATTTCCTGTCTAATTTTTTTTGCTTCCCAAAGCTTGTAGTATGACAGCATGTTTGATTCATGTGGAGGAAACAAATCAAATTACTTAATTGTTTTTATGATGTGCTTTTTCTTTGGCAGTAGAGAGTACATATCGTAGAACTTTTCTTTGATGAAACTTTAATGAGCTAACAAGAAAATGCATCAGAATTTTCCAATTATAAGATTATAATGACCCAGCATGTACGCAATGCAGGATTGCAGACAAGTCTCAGGTATATACACAGAATGCCTATATGAGACCCCTCGGAGTAGGTTCGTTACTGCTGTCCTTCGATATTTGCGAGGCTCGACCCCTTATTTCGTTTTTCTTTTTGTTGGTTGCGGTAGTGATGGGGCAGATAACATAAATTTATTCATGGCtgtcttttttctcttttctgaTATGAAGTTGCTATGATTTTGGGAATCGATGAGGAGAAGGGACCTCAGCTGTTCAAATGTGACCCTGCTGGTCATTTTTTTGGTCATAAGGTATTTACTGCACTTATGTCAATTTTTCGAAATAATAGCTGATTGAGTATCTTCTTAAGTATCAAAATAGAAACAGATGCAAAAGAATGCCATTGTCTCTATaattttttatcttttaattgttctcttttccttttcctgTTTAATTGTTCCACACTTCAGAAGAGTAAGCATCACAATATTAACAAAAGATTTGATCAACTTTACGATTGTCAAAGTACTTCAGGATTTAGATTTGATGAACTTTACCATTGCTAAAACATTTGAGGATTTACTCTGAAAGAGGAGGGGGACTCTCTCATTTTTCAATCTATAAGAGTGGCGATGTAATTGGATCTGTTATATTATATTTCTCAAGCACCAGTCTATTACACAATGCCACTCTTATAGTTTTTCAAAAATATTGTGAATATCTCTCAACATCATAACGTTTAGTGgctcttcttatttccttcttcccATTATTGCCATAATCTCGAGGCATATATCAGATTACTGAAAAACAATTCTCGAAGTGGATAGTAGAGCTTCTCAACTGGGCCATCCCACTGTCTTCAGTCATCACGCTGATTTTAATCTTAGTTCCATGTTGTCCTCTTTGTTACCAGCAGTTCGTATTGTGTTTGAATCTGTGGGAGATTTCAAGTTACATATTTGACGACATGAATTGCCCAAGCCGTTGGGAATTCAAATTGTAATTACAAGGAACACCATGTTTCCAATGTGAAATGAATTCATTCAATATTAATAACTTAATCTGGTACAAAGAACTTCTTTAAAGCCCTCTAATGTATTACTCTTGGAGAGCCGTCGTTCAAGGTGAAATAAATGCATTCAGTACCAATATCTAAATCAggtataaacaacaacaacaacaacaacatacccagtagaatcccaccttaaaaggtagggaggctgtttccaaaagaccttcggctcaagagagaacaagacaaaaaggtcagatagggacaagcatatcaaaacaatatgaaaacgaggaataacaaaagcgagaaagtcatgatagAACAGTCTGGAAAGAAGGAGCAATAGCTgtcatagataaataagataatcgaagtacaaagcccaacaaatataagcagaaatcaaatggcaataaacgaatgagcaaaactacaactactaggaTGAAAGGATAAGCAAGACTACCTTCTAGCCTTCTATTTTAATCTGAGttctccacaacctcctatctaaggttatgtcttcggtaagctgaaactgcgccatgtcctgtctaatcacctctccccaatacttcttcagcctacctctacctctcctgaaaccgtccatagccaacctctcacacctccgcactggagcatctgtgtctctcctcttcacatgcccaaaccatctcagcctcgcttcccgcatcttgtcctccaccgatgccactcccaccttgtcccggatatcttcattcctaattctatccctcctaatgtgcccacacatccatcgcagcattcgcatttccgcgactttcatcttcaaATCAGGTATAaagattccaaaaaaaaaaaaaagtgatctaTGAGAAAGGAAAATTTAGGGTGTTCATTCTTGGGTTCTTTCTTCGTTTAGGTGACAAAAGGATTACACGTATGTTGTACAATGCCCGGTTTATCTTTGTGCTAGACATGTCTGAGCTTGATAATTGAGCTTGGCATACTCTAGCCTGCATTGTTTGTCAATTAAGCTTGAGTTTTGTGTTGGATGGTTGGCTGTAGTTAAGCTTCAGGTTGAGGTCAATACATGTGAGCTGAGTTCAGACAATTTGTTTACACTAGGTTTAGACAAGAGTCTGTTGAGGCTGCCAGAAGATATACCTGAGACCTATGTTATAATAAGGGAGTGAATCATCCAGACCCAGTAAGCGTCGACCCTTCCCTATAGGGCAAGTACTTTATGAAAATAATGCATGCATGTCTGTGATGCAACTGTATGCAACTGCACTGAATTGAATCTGATATAACACGAAGGCCAAACTGTACTGAATCTGTGCATAAGTAATGCAATTAGCTGCGTAAAATTGGAGAGGGTTCCTATTGGGACAACTGACCAACGTCGGCCATATACTAGGAGAGATTGCTTACCTGCTTCCAGTACAAGTAATTCAAGAGTGTATGTAAGTCTTTTGTTTGGTGATAACTGGAAGGATTGTGCCAGCCTCGCATTAGAGCAGTAATATACTGAGACTGAGTTTGCTAGCAAGTTCCTGAACATGCCCATACAAGTGGAGCATATCTGACGATAATCATACAGGACACTAGCTAAATGAACAGGCATGATGAACACCCAGGCCCACTGAACACCAAATAATCCACACTTCTGTGTCAAAATGAGGCCAGAGACGCTGGTCAGGGGGATGTACAATCAGTATCCATCAATACCTTGTTCATTGCAAGGTGAACACTCGGGACTCTAGCTGAGTGACATCGACCCAATGCAAAACATGAACAACGAACACACGACACGCTAGTCGAGTGAACATAAACTCAATGCATGCATATTATGCCACAACATTGTCCGAGACACTGGTCAGCACTCAGCTACTAACAAGATGCTTCGTGCAACGCCGTTAAAGCATAAACGTAACTACTTATATATACATCTAAGCTATAATATAAATACAGTAAAACAATTTATCAAATCATTTACTGTATTACAGTGTATAAGACTGGCTAAAGGCTCAACAGGTTCCCAAACTGTACTTGTAAATGCTCGTTCCCACCTATACATGGCTGCCTGAACAACATTTCATAGCATTTGTGCTATTTCAGACCATACTGTATACTAGTTTATCCAAAACGAGCACTTAGAGGTTGAAGTTTCCATTTATCTTATGTCCAGACCTCAAAGCGCTGCTACGAATCAAGACTCAAGCAACGCTCGCCAACCTAGTGAAGTAATTGTTCAACGGTGTCAAAGACACCCATACAACTCGTTATCCA
Encoded proteins:
- the LOC132639451 gene encoding proteasome subunit alpha type-6-like is translated as MEYAFKAVKAAGITSIGVRGKDSVCVVTQKKVPDKLLDQTSVSHLFPVTKYLGLLTTGMTADARTLVQQARNEAAEFRFNYGYEMPVDVLARWIADKSQVYTQNAYMRPLGVVAMILGIDEEKGPQLFKCDPAGHFFGHKATSAGSKEQEAINFLEKKMKSNPAFSYEEMFRLQYLLFNLFYKKISRPARSRLVLLGKKIRP